From a region of the Arachis ipaensis cultivar K30076 chromosome B09, Araip1.1, whole genome shotgun sequence genome:
- the LOC107619220 gene encoding WUSCHEL-related homeobox 13 isoform X4: protein MIEMIEWQKQLQNNEKADRTNNNMMFVKVMTDEQLETLRKQIAVYATLCDQLVEMHRTLSTHHDLTGVRVGNIYCDSLMTSAGQKITSRQRWTPTPLQLQILERIFDQGNGTPSKEKIKEITAELSHHGQISETNVYNWFQNRRARSKRKLQNNVPPTTIESEVDAEVDSKDKKTRPEELIGSQQQQHSTIIMTNASATNRPEKLCFQNPELQYLNNQHPNKNNKSDPIFTSDGTLRPLRNFSRMPVFDDVLSNSRGDYLDGKMEVGGMYNLYQQGGDYNLGG, encoded by the exons ATGATCGAA ATGATAGAATGGCAGAAGCAGTTACAGAATAATGAGAAGGCAGATCGTACTAACAACAATATGATGTTTGTGAAGGTTATGACTGATGAACAGTTAGAAACTCTGAGGAAGCAGATTGCGgtttatgccactctctgtgaccAGCTCGTTGAGATGCATAGAACACTCTCCACTCACCACGATCTTACAg GAGTTCGGGTGGGAAATATATACTGCGATTCATTGATGACATCAGCAGGGCAGAAAATAACGTCTAGGCAGAGGTGGACACCAACACCATTGCAGCTTCAAATTCTTGAGCGGATATTTGATCAAGGAAATGGAACTCCAAGCAAGGAGAAGATTAAAGAGATCACTGCTGAACTTAGCCACCATGGCCAGATTTCTGAAACAAATGTATACAATTGGTTCCAAAACAGGCGTGCAAGATCAAAGAGGAAGCTTCAAAATAATGTGCCACCTACTACTATTGAATCAGAAGTAGATGCTGAGGTTGATTCTAAGGATAAGAAGACAAGGCCAGAGGAGTTAATTGGttcccaacaacaacaacatagtaCCATCATAATGACTAATGCTTCTGCTACTAATAGGCCAGAAAAGTTGTGCTTTCAAAACCCTGAGTTGCAGTATTTAAATAATCAACATCCAAACAAGAACAACAAATCAGATCCCATTTTCACATCAGATGGCACTCTAAGACCCTTAAGGAATTTTAGTCGTATGCCTGTTTTTGATGATGTTCTATCAAACTCAA GGGGAGATTATCTAGATGGAAAAATGGAAGTAGGTGGAATGTATAATTTATATCAGCAAGGAGGAGACTACAACTTGGGGGGTTGA
- the LOC107619220 gene encoding WUSCHEL-related homeobox 13 isoform X2 codes for MFAPFMIEWQKQLQNNEKADRTNNNMMFVKVMTDEQLETLRKQIAVYATLCDQLVEMHRTLSTHHDLTGVRVGNIYCDSLMTSAGQKITSRQRWTPTPLQLQILERIFDQGNGTPSKEKIKEITAELSHHGQISETNVYNWFQNRRARSKRKLQNNVPPTTIESEVDAEVDSKDKKTRPEELIGSQQQQHSTIIMTNASATNRPEKLCFQNPELQYLNNQHPNKNNKSDPIFTSDGTLRPLRNFSRMPVFDDVLSNSRGDYLDGKMEVGGMYNLYQQGGDYNLGG; via the exons ATGTTTGCgcctttt ATGATAGAATGGCAGAAGCAGTTACAGAATAATGAGAAGGCAGATCGTACTAACAACAATATGATGTTTGTGAAGGTTATGACTGATGAACAGTTAGAAACTCTGAGGAAGCAGATTGCGgtttatgccactctctgtgaccAGCTCGTTGAGATGCATAGAACACTCTCCACTCACCACGATCTTACAg GAGTTCGGGTGGGAAATATATACTGCGATTCATTGATGACATCAGCAGGGCAGAAAATAACGTCTAGGCAGAGGTGGACACCAACACCATTGCAGCTTCAAATTCTTGAGCGGATATTTGATCAAGGAAATGGAACTCCAAGCAAGGAGAAGATTAAAGAGATCACTGCTGAACTTAGCCACCATGGCCAGATTTCTGAAACAAATGTATACAATTGGTTCCAAAACAGGCGTGCAAGATCAAAGAGGAAGCTTCAAAATAATGTGCCACCTACTACTATTGAATCAGAAGTAGATGCTGAGGTTGATTCTAAGGATAAGAAGACAAGGCCAGAGGAGTTAATTGGttcccaacaacaacaacatagtaCCATCATAATGACTAATGCTTCTGCTACTAATAGGCCAGAAAAGTTGTGCTTTCAAAACCCTGAGTTGCAGTATTTAAATAATCAACATCCAAACAAGAACAACAAATCAGATCCCATTTTCACATCAGATGGCACTCTAAGACCCTTAAGGAATTTTAGTCGTATGCCTGTTTTTGATGATGTTCTATCAAACTCAA GGGGAGATTATCTAGATGGAAAAATGGAAGTAGGTGGAATGTATAATTTATATCAGCAAGGAGGAGACTACAACTTGGGGGGTTGA
- the LOC107619220 gene encoding WUSCHEL-related homeobox 13 isoform X5, with the protein MIEWQKQLQNNEKADRTNNNMMFVKVMTDEQLETLRKQIAVYATLCDQLVEMHRTLSTHHDLTGVRVGNIYCDSLMTSAGQKITSRQRWTPTPLQLQILERIFDQGNGTPSKEKIKEITAELSHHGQISETNVYNWFQNRRARSKRKLQNNVPPTTIESEVDAEVDSKDKKTRPEELIGSQQQQHSTIIMTNASATNRPEKLCFQNPELQYLNNQHPNKNNKSDPIFTSDGTLRPLRNFSRMPVFDDVLSNSRGDYLDGKMEVGGMYNLYQQGGDYNLGG; encoded by the exons ATGATAGAATGGCAGAAGCAGTTACAGAATAATGAGAAGGCAGATCGTACTAACAACAATATGATGTTTGTGAAGGTTATGACTGATGAACAGTTAGAAACTCTGAGGAAGCAGATTGCGgtttatgccactctctgtgaccAGCTCGTTGAGATGCATAGAACACTCTCCACTCACCACGATCTTACAg GAGTTCGGGTGGGAAATATATACTGCGATTCATTGATGACATCAGCAGGGCAGAAAATAACGTCTAGGCAGAGGTGGACACCAACACCATTGCAGCTTCAAATTCTTGAGCGGATATTTGATCAAGGAAATGGAACTCCAAGCAAGGAGAAGATTAAAGAGATCACTGCTGAACTTAGCCACCATGGCCAGATTTCTGAAACAAATGTATACAATTGGTTCCAAAACAGGCGTGCAAGATCAAAGAGGAAGCTTCAAAATAATGTGCCACCTACTACTATTGAATCAGAAGTAGATGCTGAGGTTGATTCTAAGGATAAGAAGACAAGGCCAGAGGAGTTAATTGGttcccaacaacaacaacatagtaCCATCATAATGACTAATGCTTCTGCTACTAATAGGCCAGAAAAGTTGTGCTTTCAAAACCCTGAGTTGCAGTATTTAAATAATCAACATCCAAACAAGAACAACAAATCAGATCCCATTTTCACATCAGATGGCACTCTAAGACCCTTAAGGAATTTTAGTCGTATGCCTGTTTTTGATGATGTTCTATCAAACTCAA GGGGAGATTATCTAGATGGAAAAATGGAAGTAGGTGGAATGTATAATTTATATCAGCAAGGAGGAGACTACAACTTGGGGGGTTGA
- the LOC107619220 gene encoding WUSCHEL-related homeobox 13 isoform X3: MVVKMIEWQKQLQNNEKADRTNNNMMFVKVMTDEQLETLRKQIAVYATLCDQLVEMHRTLSTHHDLTGVRVGNIYCDSLMTSAGQKITSRQRWTPTPLQLQILERIFDQGNGTPSKEKIKEITAELSHHGQISETNVYNWFQNRRARSKRKLQNNVPPTTIESEVDAEVDSKDKKTRPEELIGSQQQQHSTIIMTNASATNRPEKLCFQNPELQYLNNQHPNKNNKSDPIFTSDGTLRPLRNFSRMPVFDDVLSNSRGDYLDGKMEVGGMYNLYQQGGDYNLGG, translated from the exons aTGGTGGTGAAGATGATAGAATGGCAGAAGCAGTTACAGAATAATGAGAAGGCAGATCGTACTAACAACAATATGATGTTTGTGAAGGTTATGACTGATGAACAGTTAGAAACTCTGAGGAAGCAGATTGCGgtttatgccactctctgtgaccAGCTCGTTGAGATGCATAGAACACTCTCCACTCACCACGATCTTACAg GAGTTCGGGTGGGAAATATATACTGCGATTCATTGATGACATCAGCAGGGCAGAAAATAACGTCTAGGCAGAGGTGGACACCAACACCATTGCAGCTTCAAATTCTTGAGCGGATATTTGATCAAGGAAATGGAACTCCAAGCAAGGAGAAGATTAAAGAGATCACTGCTGAACTTAGCCACCATGGCCAGATTTCTGAAACAAATGTATACAATTGGTTCCAAAACAGGCGTGCAAGATCAAAGAGGAAGCTTCAAAATAATGTGCCACCTACTACTATTGAATCAGAAGTAGATGCTGAGGTTGATTCTAAGGATAAGAAGACAAGGCCAGAGGAGTTAATTGGttcccaacaacaacaacatagtaCCATCATAATGACTAATGCTTCTGCTACTAATAGGCCAGAAAAGTTGTGCTTTCAAAACCCTGAGTTGCAGTATTTAAATAATCAACATCCAAACAAGAACAACAAATCAGATCCCATTTTCACATCAGATGGCACTCTAAGACCCTTAAGGAATTTTAGTCGTATGCCTGTTTTTGATGATGTTCTATCAAACTCAA GGGGAGATTATCTAGATGGAAAAATGGAAGTAGGTGGAATGTATAATTTATATCAGCAAGGAGGAGACTACAACTTGGGGGGTTGA
- the LOC107619220 gene encoding WUSCHEL-related homeobox 13 isoform X1, whose product MPHSVKRNRGSCFFSFSLWMVVKMIEWQKQLQNNEKADRTNNNMMFVKVMTDEQLETLRKQIAVYATLCDQLVEMHRTLSTHHDLTGVRVGNIYCDSLMTSAGQKITSRQRWTPTPLQLQILERIFDQGNGTPSKEKIKEITAELSHHGQISETNVYNWFQNRRARSKRKLQNNVPPTTIESEVDAEVDSKDKKTRPEELIGSQQQQHSTIIMTNASATNRPEKLCFQNPELQYLNNQHPNKNNKSDPIFTSDGTLRPLRNFSRMPVFDDVLSNSRGDYLDGKMEVGGMYNLYQQGGDYNLGG is encoded by the exons ATGCCGCACAGCGTAAAAAGGAATAGAGGATCGTGTTT cttctctttctctctctggaTGGTGGTGAAGATGATAGAATGGCAGAAGCAGTTACAGAATAATGAGAAGGCAGATCGTACTAACAACAATATGATGTTTGTGAAGGTTATGACTGATGAACAGTTAGAAACTCTGAGGAAGCAGATTGCGgtttatgccactctctgtgaccAGCTCGTTGAGATGCATAGAACACTCTCCACTCACCACGATCTTACAg GAGTTCGGGTGGGAAATATATACTGCGATTCATTGATGACATCAGCAGGGCAGAAAATAACGTCTAGGCAGAGGTGGACACCAACACCATTGCAGCTTCAAATTCTTGAGCGGATATTTGATCAAGGAAATGGAACTCCAAGCAAGGAGAAGATTAAAGAGATCACTGCTGAACTTAGCCACCATGGCCAGATTTCTGAAACAAATGTATACAATTGGTTCCAAAACAGGCGTGCAAGATCAAAGAGGAAGCTTCAAAATAATGTGCCACCTACTACTATTGAATCAGAAGTAGATGCTGAGGTTGATTCTAAGGATAAGAAGACAAGGCCAGAGGAGTTAATTGGttcccaacaacaacaacatagtaCCATCATAATGACTAATGCTTCTGCTACTAATAGGCCAGAAAAGTTGTGCTTTCAAAACCCTGAGTTGCAGTATTTAAATAATCAACATCCAAACAAGAACAACAAATCAGATCCCATTTTCACATCAGATGGCACTCTAAGACCCTTAAGGAATTTTAGTCGTATGCCTGTTTTTGATGATGTTCTATCAAACTCAA GGGGAGATTATCTAGATGGAAAAATGGAAGTAGGTGGAATGTATAATTTATATCAGCAAGGAGGAGACTACAACTTGGGGGGTTGA